Genomic window (Deltaproteobacteria bacterium):
GCTGTCGACTGTATCCGGATCGCAGGTGTCACCGCTGCCGTCTCCGTCACAGTCGCTCTGGTTCGGGTTCCAGTTCGGGCAATTGTCGCAGGCATCGGTGATGCCGTCGCCGTCGCTGTCGACGGTATCCGGATCGCAGGCGTCGCCTGAACCGTCGCCGTCACAGTCGGTTTGCGCCGGGTTGTACGGACAGGGCCACCACCAGCAGGGATCGTTGTAAGTGCAGTTGTCGGCGCCGTCGCAGACGCCGTCGCCGTCATCGTCCGAGCCGCCGGCCCCCGGACAACCATCGCAGAGGTCGCCAACGCCGTCTTGGTCGGTGTCGGCTTGGTCTGGGTTGAAGTGATCGCAGCAGTTGTCGGCGGGCTGGTTTACGTCGCCGCAGCAGATACCGTCGCCGTCCCAGTCGTAGCCGCCGGCGCCGGCGCAGTAGTCGCAGGCATCGCCCAACCCGTCGCCGTCGGTGTCGGCCTGATCCGCATTCCATTGCCACGGGCAGTTATCGAGCCCATCGCAGACACCGTCGCCGTCGTAATCGCCGCCGGGGCCGAAGCACGGGTCGCAGGGGTCACCGATACCGTCGCCGTCGCTGTCGGCCTGGTCGGAGTTGGCATTGTTGGGGCAGTTGTCACAGGCGTCGCCGACGCCGTCGAAGTCCCGGTCGTATTGCTCCCAGTTGTGGTTCAGTGGGCAGTTGTCACAGGCGTCGGCAGTGCCGTCGCCGTCGCTGTCGACTGTATCCGGATCGCAGGTGTCACCGCTGCCGTCTCCGTCACAGTCGCTCTGGTTCGGGTTCCAGTTCGGGCAATTGTCGCAGGCATCGGTGATGCCGTCGCCGTCGCTGTCGGCGGTATCCGGATCGCAGGCATCGCCCGCACCGTCGCCGTCGCAATCGGCTTGCGCCGGGTTGTACGGACAGAGCCACCACCAGCAGGGATCGTTGTAAGTACAGTTGTCGGCGCCGTCGCAAACGCCGTCGCCGTCATCGTCCGTAGTTCCGGGCCCCGGGCATCCGTCGCAGGCGTCGCCGCTGCCGTCCTGGTCGCTATCGCTTTGATCAGGGTTGAACGTCCATGGACAATTGTCCTCGGCGTCGCAGATACCGTCGCCATCGTAGTCGCTGGTGCCGGCCCCGGCGCAGGGGTCGCAGGCATCGCCGACGCCGTCCTGATCGGCGTCAGCTTGGTCGGGATTGTAATACCAGCAGCAGTTGTCTGCCGGCTGGTTTACGTCACCGCAGCAGATACCGTCGCCGTCCCAGTCGTAGCGGCCGGCGCCGGCGCAGTAGTCGCAAGCATCGCCCAAGCCGTCGCCGTCGCTATCGGCCTGGTCCTGGTTCCACCACGGGCAGTTATCGAGCCCATCGCAGGCGCCGTCGCCGTCGGCGTCGCCGCCGGGGCCGAAGCAGGGGTCGCAGACGTCACCGATGGCGTCCTGATCGGCGTCGGCCTGATCGGGGTTGGCGTTGGTGGGGCAGTTGTCACAGGCGTCACCGACGCCGTCGAAATCCAAGTCGTATTGTTCCCAGTTGCGGACTAGCGGGCAGTCGTCGCAGCCGTCGGCAACACCGTCGCCATCGCTGTCGACGGTGTCCGGATCGCAGGTGTCGCCCACACCGTCCTGGTCACAATCGGTCTGTGTCCGGTTCCAGTTCGGGCAGTTGTCGCAGGCGTCGGCGGTGCCGTCGCCGTCGCTGTCGCTGATGTCGGGGTCGCAGACGTCACCCCGGCCGTCGCCGTCGCAATCGGTTTGCGCCGGGTTGAAGGCGCATGACCACCACCAGCAGGCGTCGTTGTAAGTGCAGTTGTCGCCACCGTCACAGATGCCGTCGCCGTCCTGGTCCGCTGCCCCCGGTCCAGGGCAGCCGTCGCAGGCGTCGCCGATGCCGTCCTGATCCACATCGGTTTGGTCTTCGTTCCAATTCCACGGGCAGTTATCGTCGCCGTCGCACCAGCCGTCGCCGTCGCCGTCGTTTGCACCCGCGCCGAAGCAGTGATCGCAGCCGTTGCCAACGCCGTCGCCGTCGCTGTCGCCCTGATCGGGATTGTAGCTGTTCGGGCAATTGTCCGCTCCGTCGCAAACCCCGTCGCCGTCGGCATCTTGCCCCGGACCTACGCAGGCGTCACAGACGTCGCCGATGCCGTCCTGGTCGCTGTCGGCTTGATCGGGGTTGGCGTGGTTGGGGCAGTTGTCGCAGGTGTAGCCGACGCCGTCGTGGTCTCCGTCGTATTGCTCCCAATTGTAGTTGTTCGGGCAGTTGTCGCAGGCATTCGTTATGCCGTCGCCGTCGTTTTCGACCGTGTCGGGATCGCAAGCATCGCCGACGCCGTCGCCATCGCAGTCAATCTGTCCAAAGTTCCAGCTCTGGCAATTGTCGCACTGGTCGTCAACGCCGTCGCCGTCGCTGTCGGTGGTGTCAGGGTCGCAGGCATCGCCCCGGCCGTCGCGGTCGCAGTCGACTTGCGCCGGGTTGTAAGCGCACGACCACCACCAGCAGTTGTCGTCATAGGTGCAGTTGTCTTGCCCGTCACAGACGCCGTCGCCGTCCTGATCGGCTGCCCCTGACCCCGGACAGCCGTCGCAAGCGTCGCCGAGGCCATCCTGGTCAGCGTCGGCTTGGCCGGCGTTCCATTGTCCCGGGCAGTTATCGGCGCCGTCGCACCAGCCGTCGGCGTCGGAGTCCGCTTGTCCGCTACCGGCGCACCAGTCGCAGGCGTTGCCGACGCCGTCACCGTCACGGTCGCCCTGGTCAGGATTGAACGTATAGGGGCAATTGTCACCGTTGCAGACGCCGTCGGCGTCGTAGTCCGGCCCGGCACATGGGTCGCAAGCGTCGCCGACGCCATCGCCATCGCTGTCAGCCTGGTCGGGGTTAGGCGCATTGCGGCAGTTGTCGCAGGCGTCGCCGCGCCCATCGCGGTCACTATCGAGTTGATCCCAGTTATAGCTGGCGAGGCAGTTGTCGCAGGCGTCGGCAACTTGGTCGCCGTCGCTGTCGATCGTATCCGGATCGCACGGGTCGCCGATGCCGTCGCCGTCGCAATCCGACTGCAGGTGATTCCAGCCCGGGCAGTTGTCACAGGTGTCGGTCGTGCCGTCACCGTCACTGTCCACGGTATCCGGGTCGCAGACGTCGCCGGCACCGTCGCCATCACAATCGGTTTGGGCTGGGTTGTAGTTCCAGGGGCAGTTGTCGGCGCCGTCACAGCGCCCATCGCCGTCGGCGTCCCGGCCCGGGCCGGCGCACGGGTCGCAGCGGTCGCCGACACCGTCGCCATCGCTGTCGGCCTGTCCGGGATTGTACTCGCCGCAGTTGTCGCAGGCATCGCCGGCGCCGTCGCGATCGGCATCGCGTTGGTCCGGGTTACCCGCTGCCGGGCAGTTGTCGCAGGCGTCGGCGATGCCGTCGCCGTCGCTGTCGGTGGTGTCGGGATCGCAGGCGTCGCCGATGCCATCGCCATCACAATCACTCTGGGTCTGGTTCCAGTTCTGGCAATTGTCGCAGCCGTCAGCGGTGCCGTCGCCGTCGCTGTCGACGGTATCCGGGTCGCAGGCGTCGCCTGAACCGTCGCCGTCGCAATCGGTCTGGGCCGGGTTGTAATTCCAGGGGCAGTTGTCGGCGCCATCACAGACGCCGTCGCCATCCTGGTCCGTAGTTCCGAGCCCCGGGCAGCCGTCGCAGGCATCGGCAGTGCCGTCACCGTCGCTGTCGGCCTGATCGGGGTTCCAATTCCAGGGGCAGTTGTCAGCACCGTCGCACCAGCCGTCACTATCCGAGTCCGTGTTGCCGGTGCCGGCGCACCAATCGCAGGCATTTCCGATCCCGTCGCCATCGCTGTCAGTCTGGGCCGGGTTGTGGTTCCATGGGCAGTTATCGAGCCCATCGCAGACCCCGTCGCCGTCGGCGTCGCCGCCCGGTCCCGCACAGGCGTCGCAGACATTGCCGATGCCGTCGCCGTCGCTATCGGCTTGATCGGGGTTGGCGTGGTTGGGGCAGTTGTCGCAGGCGTCGCCGACGCCGTCGAAGTCGCGGTCGTACTGTTCCCAGTTGTAGACTTGTGGGCAGTTATCGCAGGCATCGGCGACCTGGTCGCCGTCGCTGTCGATCGTATCCTGATCACAGGGATCACCGCTGCCATCGCCGTCGCAGTCGCTCTGCAACCAATTCCAATTGGGACAGTCGTCGCAGGCGTCGTCTGTGCCATCGCCATCGCTGTCATTCCTGTCAGGGTCACAGGCATCGCCGAGGCCGTCGCCGTCGCAATCGGTCTGGGCCGGG
Coding sequences:
- a CDS encoding thrombospondin type 3 repeat-containing protein, whose translation is MNVFATVLGVYRHTRRIGAASGKRKTHSRCWVFLVLLALLTAVTTRPAVGQTPTPTYSPLVTPTRPPECQAEDWDGDGVGAACDNCPWHYNPQQTDNDGDGSGNVCDSCPGAGVSDSDGDGRCDGEDNCPWNYNPNQADADQDGVGDVCDGCPGPGAADQDGDGVCDGADNCTLDGCGWYWWCAFNPAQTDCDGDGLGDACDPDRNDSDGDGTDDACDDCPNWNWLQSDCDGDGSGDPCDQDTIDSDGDQVADACDNCPQVYNWEQYDRDFDGVGDACDNCPNHANPDQADSDGDGIGNVCDACAGPGGDADGDGVCDGLDNCPWNHNPAQTDSDGDGIGNACDWCAGTGNTDSDSDGWCDGADNCPWNWNPDQADSDGDGTADACDGCPGLGTTDQDGDGVCDGADNCPWNYNPAQTDCDGDGSGDACDPDTVDSDGDGTADGCDNCQNWNQTQSDCDGDGIGDACDPDTTDSDGDGIADACDNCPAAGNPDQRDADRDGAGDACDNCGEYNPGQADSDGDGVGDRCDPCAGPGRDADGDGRCDGADNCPWNYNPAQTDCDGDGAGDVCDPDTVDSDGDGTTDTCDNCPGWNHLQSDCDGDGIGDPCDPDTIDSDGDQVADACDNCLASYNWDQLDSDRDGRGDACDNCRNAPNPDQADSDGDGVGDACDPCAGPDYDADGVCNGDNCPYTFNPDQGDRDGDGVGNACDWCAGSGQADSDADGWCDGADNCPGQWNAGQADADQDGLGDACDGCPGSGAADQDGDGVCDGQDNCTYDDNCWWWSCAYNPAQVDCDRDGRGDACDPDTTDSDGDGVDDQCDNCQSWNFGQIDCDGDGVGDACDPDTVENDGDGITNACDNCPNNYNWEQYDGDHDGVGYTCDNCPNHANPDQADSDQDGIGDVCDACVGPGQDADGDGVCDGADNCPNSYNPDQGDSDGDGVGNGCDHCFGAGANDGDGDGWCDGDDNCPWNWNEDQTDVDQDGIGDACDGCPGPGAADQDGDGICDGGDNCTYNDACWWWSCAFNPAQTDCDGDGRGDVCDPDISDSDGDGTADACDNCPNWNRTQTDCDQDGVGDTCDPDTVDSDGDGVADGCDDCPLVRNWEQYDLDFDGVGDACDNCPTNANPDQADADQDAIGDVCDPCFGPGGDADGDGACDGLDNCPWWNQDQADSDGDGLGDACDYCAGAGRYDWDGDGICCGDVNQPADNCCWYYNPDQADADQDGVGDACDPCAGAGTSDYDGDGICDAEDNCPWTFNPDQSDSDQDGSGDACDGCPGPGTTDDDGDGVCDGADNCTYNDPCWWWLCPYNPAQADCDGDGAGDACDPDTADSDGDGITDACDNCPNWNPNQSDCDGDGSGDTCDPDTVDSDGDGTADACDNCPLNHNWEQYDRDFDGVGDACDNCPNNANSDQADSDGDGIGDPCDPCFGPGGDYDGDGVCDGLDNCPWQWNADQADTDGDGLGDACDYCAGAGGYDWDGDGICCGDVNQPADNCCDHFNPDQADTDQDGVGDLCDGCPGAGGSDDDGDGVCDGADNCTYNDPCWWWPCPYNPAQTDCDGDGSGDACDPDTVDSDGDGITDACDNCPNWNPNQSDCDGDGSGDTCDPDTVDS